The sequence GCGACCGAGCCACAGATCCAGATGGAAGCGCTGCCGCGGTGCGGCGTGCGGATCGGTCCGCTGCAACCACAACAGCGGCACGCGCTCCCTGGGGTCGATCACGTCGTCACCGTCGACATTGTCCGGCGTGCCGGTCAGCACCGCCGACCAGAACGCCCCCACCCCGGCCGGGTCGGCGGTGTCCAACGCCAGTTCCAGCAGGGCAAGCTCGGCCGGCGCACCGGAGATTCCCCGGTCCGCGGCCAGGGCGCTGATCTCGCGGGCCAGGTTCACGTCGCGCTCGCTGAGCCCGCCGATGTCATGGCTGGACAGCTGGACACTCACCCGCGGGTAGCTGAGACGTACCTCGGGGTGATGGTCGGCGCGCTCGGCGAGTTCGGTCAGCCCGGCGACGAAATCGGCGCCGGTGCGGAAATCGCCGGTCTCGAAGGTGGCATGCAGTGTGGAGGCGAGGATCCGCCAATCGCTCAGTCCTGCGGCGTGGACTTCGTCGTTGCTCAGCCGTCCCATGCCCTCATTGTTCCTCGCCGTGCCCACAGGGGACACCTCGGGGGCCCTGGTAGAGCACGGCGGACGGGGCATCACCCCGGCGACGAAGGATCCTCCTTGCCGCGATGGGGCCCGCCGTCGCCGTGGGCCGAGGGCTTTCGGTCGGCTCAGTCGACCGACATCTCGCCCAACTCGTCCCAGTCGTCCTGCTCGATGGTCTGGCTGATGACCTTCGGGGTGATCCGCAGGTACTTGGGCAGTTCCTTGCCGGCGGTCTGGAAATGCTCGGAGTTCACATGGGCACTGCCCGCTTCGCCGTCGGCGAATGCCTCGACCAGGACGTAGATGTTCGGGTCGTCGACACTGCGGGACCAGAAGAACCATTTGCAACCGGGCTCGGCCTGGGTCGCCTCGGTGAAGCTGCGGGCGATCTCCGGCCAGTCGTCGGCATACTCGGGCTTCACCTCGAACTTGGCGGTGATGAAGATCATCTTTTCTTCTCCTGGGAATCGGGAACCTGACCCCACCGGATCCTACCGGGAGCGCGCCGGATGATGATCATTGCCTGATGTCGAAGGTGATCACTTCCCGGTCTCGCAGTATCGTCCGGTGCCAGAATGGACGGGTGCGTACGAACTCATTGATCAGCGGCATCGGTACCGCAGTGTTGGCCGGCCTGGCGATCGAACGCCGTCGCCGGGAGCTGCAGGCTGTCGCCCCCGAGCTGCGGCACGGGGGCTTGTGGGTGCCGACGCCGATCACCAATGCGGTGGAGCTTGCAGTCACCCGGAGGATCCGGGCCCGGCAGGAACACAATGCGCCGGCGGTTCCCTGTGTCCGGCTGCGGGCCGACACCGGCGCTGCACCACCGGTCGATCTGCTGCGGTTCGACCCGCCGGAGCCCACCCAGCCGGGTGGGGAAGCGGCCCCGACCGGTGCGGTGTTGTGGATCCACGGTGGCGGTCTGTTGGTCGGTTCACCGGAAACGCACCGCACCGTTCGCTGCCGAACTTGCCGCCGATCTCGGCGTACCGGTCTTCTGCAATCGTTACCGGCTCGCACCCGAACACCCCTATCCCGCGGCCATCAACGACTGTTTCACCGCATTGCAGTGGCTGCACGTCCAGGCCGACGAACTCGGGATCGACCGGCAACGGATCGTGATCGGTGGCCACAGCGCCGGCGGCGGTCTGGCCGCGGTGCTGGCCCAACGGGCTGACGACGCAGAGCTGCCGGTGGCCCAGCAGACGCTGGTCTACCCGATGCTGGACGAACGAACCGGTTTCGGTGATCAAGTCGGACAACGCGGTCGGATCGGTTGGGATGCAGCATCGAATCGGTACGGCTGGAGCAGCTATCTGGGTCATCAACCGATCGTCGCCGACCGGCCGTGGGCGGCCGCCAGGCGGCGCAAGGATCTTTCCGGCCTGCCACCGACGTGGATCGGCGTCGGTGATCTCGACCTCTTCCACGACGAGGATCTGGAGTACGCACAGCGGCTTCGGCGAGCCGGCGTACCGACCGAACTGGTGGTCGTACCGGGCATGTATCACGCCGCCGAACGTGACGTACCGGACGCACCGTCCATGATTGATTTCACTTCCCGCATGCGGGCCAACATGCGGCGCGCACTGAGCGGATCAGCCACCGGCGGGCAGTGAGGCGGGAATATCTCCCGCACCACCGTTTGCTACAGGGCACATGAGCACTGTGACGATCATTGGTGGCCACGGCAAGGTGGCCCTGTTGGCAGCCCCACACCTGGTGGAGGCAGGTCACCGGGTCCGCTCGGTGATCCGCAACCCCGATCACCGCGAGGAGGTCGCCGCCACCGGCGCCGAACCGGTGGTGGCCGATGTGGAGAACCTGGACGTCCCGGGTCTGGTCGAGGTCTTGTCCGGGTCCGATGTGGTGGTGTTCTCCGCCGGTGCCGGCGGCGGTAGCCCGGCTCGTACCCGCGCTGTCGATCATGATGCCGCGGTACGTTCGATGCAGGCGGCCGGTGAGGCCGGGATCTCCCGGTACGTGATGGTCTCCTACTACGGCGCCGGGACCGACAACGTCCCCGAGGACGATCCGTTCTACCCCTACGCCAAGGCGAAGGCCGATGCCGATGCGGCACTGCGGAGGACCGACCTCGAGTGGACCGTGCTCGGCCCGAGCCGACTGACCTCGGAGGATCCGACCGGATTGATCGACGTCGACAAGGG comes from Naumannella halotolerans and encodes:
- a CDS encoding putative quinol monooxygenase, with product MIFITAKFEVKPEYADDWPEIARSFTEATQAEPGCKWFFWSRSVDDPNIYVLVEAFADGEAGSAHVNSEHFQTAGKELPKYLRITPKVISQTIEQDDWDELGEMSVD
- a CDS encoding NAD(P)H-binding protein translates to MSTVTIIGGHGKVALLAAPHLVEAGHRVRSVIRNPDHREEVAATGAEPVVADVENLDVPGLVEVLSGSDVVVFSAGAGGGSPARTRAVDHDAAVRSMQAAGEAGISRYVMVSYYGAGTDNVPEDDPFYPYAKAKADADAALRRTDLEWTVLGPSRLTSEDPTGLIDVDKGSGEVSRGNVALVIAATVEEPSTIRRTINFDDGSTPVAEAIRAS
- a CDS encoding alpha/beta hydrolase, with product MAVCWSVHRKRTAPFAAELAADLGVPVFCNRYRLAPEHPYPAAINDCFTALQWLHVQADELGIDRQRIVIGGHSAGGGLAAVLAQRADDAELPVAQQTLVYPMLDERTGFGDQVGQRGRIGWDAASNRYGWSSYLGHQPIVADRPWAAARRRKDLSGLPPTWIGVGDLDLFHDEDLEYAQRLRRAGVPTELVVVPGMYHAAERDVPDAPSMIDFTSRMRANMRRALSGSATGGQ
- a CDS encoding 4a-hydroxytetrahydrobiopterin dehydratase, with amino-acid sequence MGRLSNDEVHAAGLSDWRILASTLHATFETGDFRTGADFVAGLTELAERADHHPEVRLSYPRVSVQLSSHDIGGLSERDVNLAREISALAADRGISGAPAELALLELALDTADPAGVGAFWSAVLTGTPDNVDGDDVIDPRERVPLLWLQRTDPHAAPRQRFHLDLWLGREQVEDRIVAALAAGGTVVDDSPETFTVLADPEGNKVCLCVAEGR